A single window of Pyrus communis chromosome 10, drPyrComm1.1, whole genome shotgun sequence DNA harbors:
- the LOC137748310 gene encoding zinc finger CCCH domain-containing protein 20-like, protein MMLGEPHRPNPTVHVPPWLQLDDPTAEMYSPYPLSGVSVNSDGNASGADFNSPYYLDEALTTLQRFLPSNETDLDSDSDISGRESDAPVDAYSCDHFRMFDFKVRRCARGRSHDWTECPYAHPGEKARRRDPRKYHYSGTACPDFRKGHCKKGDTCEFAHGVFECWLHPARYRTQPCKDGTSCKRRVCFFAHTPEQLRVLPQQSPRGGANSLNSAESYDGSPLRQAIEAAAASCVKTMPFMSSPPEDSPDVSPPMSPMGRTMSRSLGSSSINEMVASLRNLQLGKVKSLPSSWNVQLGGSSGFGSPVSSGFGSPCSSGFGSPRGSMLRPGFCSLPSTPTRVPVRSGIGYLDLCEEEPAMERVESGRGLRARMFEKLREENSLGRVDPGPNCTGAPDVGWVSELVQ, encoded by the coding sequence ATGATGCTCGGAGAACCGCACCGTcctaatccaacggtccacgtCCCACCGTGGCTTCAGCTGGACGATCCTACGGCCGAGATGTACTCCCCGTACCCGCTCAGCGGGGTCTCCGTTAACTCCGACGGCAATGCAAGCGGCGCTGACTTCAACAGCCCGTACTATCTCGACGAAGCACTAACGACGCTCCAGCGCTTCTTGCCGTCCAACGAGACCGACCTGGACTCCGACTCTGACATTTCTGGCCGCGAATCCGACGCGCCGGTCGACGCCTACTCCTGCGACCACTTCAGGATGTTCGATTTCAAGGTCAGGAGGTGCGCACGTGGAAGGTCACATGACTGGACCGAGTGTCCGTATGCCCACCCGGGTGAGAAGGCCCGGCGGCGCGACCCGAGGAAGTATCACTATTCGGGTACGGCCTGCCCCGATTTCCGAAAAGGTCATTGCAAGAAGGGCGACACGTGTGAGTTCGCGCACGGGGTTTTCGAGTGCTGGCTCCACCCGGCTCGCTACCGCACTCAGCCGTGCAAGGACGGCACCAGCTGCAAGCGGAGGGTTTGTTTCTTTGCTCACACGCCGGAGCAGCTTAGGGTTTTGCCTCAGCAGAGCCCCAGAGGAGGAGCCAACTCGCTCAACTCGGCCGAGTCGTACGACGGGTCGCCGCTGAGGCAGGCGATAGAGGCCGCTGCCGCTTCGTGCGTGAAAACGATGCCATTCATGTCCTCCCCGCCGGAAGACTCGCCGGATGTGTCGCCGCCGATGTCTCCGATGGGCCGGACAATGAGCCGGTCTCTCGGGTCGAGCTCGATAAACGAAatggtggcttccctgaggaaCTTGCAGCTCGGAAAGGTTAAGTCTTTGCCCTCTTCTTGGAACGTTCAGCTGGGAGGATCTTCCGGATTCGGGTCTCCAGTATCTTCCGGGTTCGGGTCTCCGTGCTCTTCCGGTTTCGGATCTCCACGTGGGTCCATGCTCCGACCCGGATTCTGCAGCCTGCCTTCAACGCCAACCCGGGTCCCGGTCCGTTCCGGAATCGGGTATTTGGATTTGTGCGAGGAGGAGCCCGCAATGGAGAGGGTGGAGTCTGGAAGGGGGCTGAGAGCCAGGATGTTCGAGAAGCTGAGGGAGGAGAATTCGTTGGGCCGGGTCGACCCGGGTCCGAACTGTACCGGTGCTCCGGATGTTGGGTGGGTTTCTGAGCTGGTTCAGTGA